The genomic interval TGAAGATAATAGAGATTTAGTACATCTTCAGGCTCATGAAGAAACAATTCCTGCAATGTTAAAATCAGTAGGATATGAAACTTGCTTGGTAGGTAAATGGCATTGTAGTTCTCAATTTAATTCTGATAAACAACCGCAACCAAACGATTTTGGTTTCGATCATTGGATGGCTACACACAACAATGCTTCACCAAGTCATAAAAACCCAAAAAATTTTATTAGAAATGGAGTAGCAGTAGGAGAAATGGAAGGTTTTAGTAGTCAGATTGTAGTAACAGAAGCGATTGATTGGTTAAATAAAAAAGACACAGATAAACCATTCTTTTTAGAAGTTGCTTTTCATGAACCACATGAGTCTATTGCATCTCCAGAAGATTTGGTTCAAAAATATTTACCGCAATCAAAAAATAGAGAACAAGCAGAATATTTTGCCAATGTAGAAAATATGGATATTGCTGTTGGACGATTAATTGAATATATCGAAAAAAATTATGGAGAGAGCACTTTAATCGTTTTTAGTTCAGATAATGGTCCTGAAACATTAAATAGAACCCCAAAATCTATACATTCTTACGGTTCTCCTGGAGAATTAAAAGGAATGAAATTATGGACAAACGAAGCTGGTTTTAGAGTACCCGGAATTGTAAAATGGATTGGAAAAGAAACTTATACAGGTACATTTGATAAAGTAGTTTCTGCACTCGATTTTTTACCAACATTTGCAGAGTTATCAGGCGCAAAATTACCAAATAGAAAATTAGATGGAGAATCTTTTAACTCACTTTTAAATACAGGTGATTTTGATAGAACAACCCCTTTAATTTGGGCTTTTTACGATGCTTTAAATGAAAGAAGAGTTGCCATGAGAATGGGAGATTGGAAAATTATGGGGCGTTTAGAAGTTGATGATAAAACATTACCAAATATTCATAATTTATATGATGGTAACGAAGCGTTTGTAAAAAGTGCTAAACTAACAGATTTTCAATTATTTAATATGAAGGAAGATCAAAAAGAATTACAAGACTTGTCTTTAAAAGAATTAGAAGTTTTTAATGAAATTAAAAAAGAATTCGAAATTCAATATAAAGAATTATTAGATGGAAGTCATGTTTGGGTGCGTGAAAATTGATATTTACTCTTTAATTATATCAAATATATAGAACTGGTGTTAAATGTTAAAAAAAATAAGATTATATGAATAATTTATCAATTAAGTATGTAATTGTTTTAATTTTCTTGTTATTATTTAACTGTAACAAGCCAAAATTTATAGAATTAAGGTCTCCAGATGAAACTAAAAAAATCACTTTTTTAGAGAATAAGAAAAATAACGAACTTTCGTTTTCTATAAAATACGAAAATAAAGAAGTAGTATTACCCTCTGTTTTAGAGCTTGTTTCTGAAGAAATAGATTTTTCAGGAGAAGTGTCCGTTTTAAATATAGAAGAGTCTACAGTAGAAAACGAATGGAACTCTAATTTTAGTGAATTAAGTATTATTCCAGATAATTACAATCAAGTTAAAATATATTTAAAATTAGGTGATAGTTACCTTAATATTATAGGGAGAGCTTATAACGAAGGAATTGCTTTTGCTTATGAAATTCCGAATCAACAAAATATTACAGAAATAAGTTTAGGAGAAAAAATTCATTATAACTTTAATGAAAACCATCAGCTTTGGTCAACTCCTAAAAGAGGTCCAGGTGTTTTAACGGCACAAGGAGAATATAAAAGAATTCCTTTAACTGAGTTAGAAGTAGGTTCCGAAAGACCTTTAGTTATCGAAATAAATGATAGTTTAATGATTGCTTTGGCAGAAGCAAAACTAGTGGATTATGCAAGATTGAGTTTTGATAAAGGGACTTCTTCTAAATACAGTATTTTATCAACATTAGATGGTAAAATGAATGATCAAAAACAAGATACTATTACAGGTGCTATTTTAGCAGAAAGAGAAACTGGTTTAAACATTTATAAAAAACTGCCTTTTCAATCTCCTTGGAGAGTAGTAATGATGGGGGAAAATGAAGGTGAACTTTTAGAAAATAATTACATAATTCAAAACCTAAACGATCCATCTAAAATTGCTGACGAATCTTGGATTAAACCAGGAAAAGTTTTAAGAGAAACTACATTAACAACCCAAGGAGCTTTTGCCGCTATAGATTTTGTCGCTTCACACAATATGCAATATATTATGTTTGATGCAGGCTGGTATGGAGATGAAATGAAAAATAGTTCGGATGCCACTACTGTTACTTTAGATTTAAAAAGATCAAAAGGTCCCTTAGATATGAAAGCGGTTACTACTTATGGAAAAGAGAATGGAATAGGACTTATTTTATACGTAAACCGTAGATCTTTAGAAAAACAATTGGACGAATTACTGCCTTTATTTAAAGAATGGGGCGTAGCAGGAATTAAATTTGGTTTTGTACGTGTTGGAGATCAAGACGCAACTACATGGATGCATGAGGCTATAAAAAAAGCAGCCAAGTACGGTCTAATTGTAGATGTACATGATGAATATAGGCCAACAGGATTTTCAAGAACGTATCCTAATCTTTTAACTCAAGAAGGTATTCGTGGAGACGAGGAAACAGTACCAAATGAACATACTTTAATTAGCATGTTTACACGAAATCTTGCAGGTGCCTCAGATAATACGGTTTGTTATTACAGTAGTAGAGTTGATAAAATGGGATCTAGAGCTTCTCAATTAGCAAAAACAGTTTGTATTTTTAGTCCACTACAATTTTTATATTGGTATGATAAACCAGCGGCTTCACCAGAAAAATTAGATGGTTTATGGGGCGATACGCGTCATATAGGAAACGAACCTGAATTAGAGTTTTTTAATGCAGTACCTACCACTTGGGATCAAACCAAAGTGTTAGAGGTCGAAATAACTAAAATAGGAATTATAGCTCGTAGAAAAGGAAATGATTGGTTTGTTGGAGGAATCAATGGAAATACAGAACGTAAGGTTGCTTTAGATTTTTCTTTTTTAACGGATCATCAAACATATAAAGCAAAAGTATATACCGATGATGAAACGGTAAAAACGAGAACACATGTTAAAATAGAGGAAATTGAAATAAATAATACCTCAAAATTAAATTTAACCATAAAAAAGAATAATGGTTTTGTAATTCATATTGTAAAAATATAAACACCATAAAATATTAAAATGAGAAATAGAATTATTTTTTTTAAAAAAATATCACTTTTGCTTTTTATAGGTATGGTGATATCCTGTAAAACAGAGCAAAAAATAGAGAAAAAAAAGTTACCACAAAAACGACCAAATATCATTTTTATGATGTCTGATGATCATGCATATCAGGCAATAAGTGCATATAGTAATCATTTAATTGAAACTCCAAATATAGATCGTATTGCAAATGAGGGTGTAAAGTTTACCAATGCTTGTGTGTCTAATTCTATTTGTGCGCCATCAAGAGCAACTATTTTAACAGGAAAACATACACATATTCATGGTAAGGTAGATAATGTTTTTCCGTTTGATGAATCTCAAATGACGTTTCCACAATTGATGCAAAAGGCAGGCTATCAAACAGCAATGTTTGGTAAGTTACACTTCGGTAATAATCCAAAGGGAATAGACGAATTTAAAATCCTTCCGGGTCAAGGTCAATATTACAATCCAGATTTTAACACCAACGATGGTAGAATTACAGTTGAAGGTTATGTAACCGATATCATTATGGATATGACCCTAAATTGGTTAAAAAATGACAGAAAAGAAGACAAACCTTTTATGTTGTTTTCTATGCAAAAAGCACCACATAGAGAGTGGTTGCCAGCTCCTCGTCATTTTAAAGAATACACAAAAAAAACATTTGTAGAACCAGCAACGTTGTTTGATGATTACAAAGGAAGAGGAACTGCTGCTAAAACAGCAGAAATGAACCTTTTAACACATATGAATTGGGCAGGAGATTCTAAATTGTATCCAGAAATGATGGCAGAATTAGGCATAAAAGATATGTCTGGTTGGGATTTAGAAGCTTTTGAGCGTGAAGTTGGTAGAATGAACAAAGAACAAAGAGCTGTTTGGGATTCGGTTTATAGACCAATGATGGAAGACTTTAAAAAGAAATATCCTTCTATGAATAAAACCGAATTAATGAAATGGCGTTACCAACGTTATATGCAAGATTATTTAGGTTGTATTGCTTCGGTTGATGAAAATGTAGGACGTTTATTAGATTATTTAGAAGAAACCAAGTTAGATGAAAATACCATTATTATATACACATCAGATCAAGGATTTTACTTGGGAGAGCACGGTTGGTTCGATAAACGTTTTGTGTATGATGAATCTTTTAAAACACCCTTATTAATAAAGTGGCCAAACGTAATAAAGCCAGGAACTACAAATACAGAAATGGTGCAGAATTTAGATTTTGCCCAAACTATTTTGGAGGCAGCGCATATTGTGCCACCTTCAGACATGCAAGGGGAAAGTTTAATTCCGTTATTATTAGGTAATAATGAAGAATGGACAAGAGATGCCGTGTATTATCATTACTACGAATATCCAGGAATTCACATGGTAAAAAGACATTATGCTATTATTACGCAAGAGTATAAATTGGCTCATTTTTATTATGATGTAGATGAATGGGAGTTGTATGATCGTAAAAATGATGTAAACGAAATGAATAACGTTATTAATGATCCTGCGTATGCAGAGGTTGTGATAAAACTGAAAAAACAATTAGTAGAATTACGTAAAGAATATGGAGATAGTTCAGAATTAGATCAAGAAATATTAAGAAAATATTTAGAAGCAAAGAACAATCCAGATATAGAAACAGTTCCGCTTCATTAAAAAGTAATTAAAAATAATAGTCATAAAATAGTTTTTATCCAGATGAAATTATCAAAATTAGTTCCATTATTAATCATTTTATTTTTAACAAAAAGTTTTATACACGCTCAAGAAATAGGGGATCATCCTCGAGTTTTTGCAGATAAATCTGATAGGCAAGAAATTTTGTCTAAAATAGAAAGTGAAGTTTGGGCAAAAGCATCTTGGAAAAAATTACAAGAAGAAATTACGCCTTATGTAACGCGTCATATTAAAGATCCGGAATGGATTGTATCGCGTTTAGCAATGTATTGGAAAGATGGAGAACATTTTACACAATGTTATATTAAGAAACAAAATTGGGATTATGGTGAAGGAAATGCACCTTTACCAACAGTAAGATTACCCGGTATGCGTACTTGGAATGATTATCTAAACGTGCCTTTAGAAGATAGGATTCCGTATAACGAATCTGGAGATTTATTAGGGGTTAGCAGATCTAGCGCAGACAAAACACCTGTTTTAATTCCTTATAAAGAAACCGGACACATGATTCGTGCAAACAACATGGAAATTTTAAAGTTAGCAGAAAAAGCGGCTTTTGCCTATTATATTACGCAAGAAGAAAAATATGCTAAATTTTCTTCGGATATTTTATGGACTTGGTTATTAGGTACCTATTATATGCAGCCACCTTTAGATCCTCAGCAATCTACTAAAGGACCTGGAGGTTATGAAGCCGGTGGTATTATGGGATATTATGATTATGAAGTAATCCATGACGATAGACAAATTCCTGCGGCTACTACTTACGATTTTCTGTATAATTATTTAAATGCAAATCCACATCCTCATTTAAAAACATTAAACAAAACCACCACAGAAGTTGCTGGTAATGTGTTTAAACGTTTTATAGAAATAGATTTAATAAGA from Polaribacter sejongensis carries:
- a CDS encoding sulfatase-like hydrolase/transferase, which translates into the protein MMNKLKYVLLIILVISISCKSKQTSKSVDKITIKESVKQPNIIVLLCDDLGYGDLGSFGHPIIKTENLDKLASSGIKLTNFYSAAPVCSPSRVGLLTGRSPNRAGVYDFIPGHKKSEDNRDLVHLQAHEETIPAMLKSVGYETCLVGKWHCSSQFNSDKQPQPNDFGFDHWMATHNNASPSHKNPKNFIRNGVAVGEMEGFSSQIVVTEAIDWLNKKDTDKPFFLEVAFHEPHESIASPEDLVQKYLPQSKNREQAEYFANVENMDIAVGRLIEYIEKNYGESTLIVFSSDNGPETLNRTPKSIHSYGSPGELKGMKLWTNEAGFRVPGIVKWIGKETYTGTFDKVVSALDFLPTFAELSGAKLPNRKLDGESFNSLLNTGDFDRTTPLIWAFYDALNERRVAMRMGDWKIMGRLEVDDKTLPNIHNLYDGNEAFVKSAKLTDFQLFNMKEDQKELQDLSLKELEVFNEIKKEFEIQYKELLDGSHVWVREN
- a CDS encoding glycoside hydrolase family 97 protein, producing the protein MNNLSIKYVIVLIFLLLFNCNKPKFIELRSPDETKKITFLENKKNNELSFSIKYENKEVVLPSVLELVSEEIDFSGEVSVLNIEESTVENEWNSNFSELSIIPDNYNQVKIYLKLGDSYLNIIGRAYNEGIAFAYEIPNQQNITEISLGEKIHYNFNENHQLWSTPKRGPGVLTAQGEYKRIPLTELEVGSERPLVIEINDSLMIALAEAKLVDYARLSFDKGTSSKYSILSTLDGKMNDQKQDTITGAILAERETGLNIYKKLPFQSPWRVVMMGENEGELLENNYIIQNLNDPSKIADESWIKPGKVLRETTLTTQGAFAAIDFVASHNMQYIMFDAGWYGDEMKNSSDATTVTLDLKRSKGPLDMKAVTTYGKENGIGLILYVNRRSLEKQLDELLPLFKEWGVAGIKFGFVRVGDQDATTWMHEAIKKAAKYGLIVDVHDEYRPTGFSRTYPNLLTQEGIRGDEETVPNEHTLISMFTRNLAGASDNTVCYYSSRVDKMGSRASQLAKTVCIFSPLQFLYWYDKPAASPEKLDGLWGDTRHIGNEPELEFFNAVPTTWDQTKVLEVEITKIGIIARRKGNDWFVGGINGNTERKVALDFSFLTDHQTYKAKVYTDDETVKTRTHVKIEEIEINNTSKLNLTIKKNNGFVIHIVKI
- a CDS encoding sulfatase family protein — encoded protein: MRNRIIFFKKISLLLFIGMVISCKTEQKIEKKKLPQKRPNIIFMMSDDHAYQAISAYSNHLIETPNIDRIANEGVKFTNACVSNSICAPSRATILTGKHTHIHGKVDNVFPFDESQMTFPQLMQKAGYQTAMFGKLHFGNNPKGIDEFKILPGQGQYYNPDFNTNDGRITVEGYVTDIIMDMTLNWLKNDRKEDKPFMLFSMQKAPHREWLPAPRHFKEYTKKTFVEPATLFDDYKGRGTAAKTAEMNLLTHMNWAGDSKLYPEMMAELGIKDMSGWDLEAFEREVGRMNKEQRAVWDSVYRPMMEDFKKKYPSMNKTELMKWRYQRYMQDYLGCIASVDENVGRLLDYLEETKLDENTIIIYTSDQGFYLGEHGWFDKRFVYDESFKTPLLIKWPNVIKPGTTNTEMVQNLDFAQTILEAAHIVPPSDMQGESLIPLLLGNNEEWTRDAVYYHYYEYPGIHMVKRHYAIITQEYKLAHFYYDVDEWELYDRKNDVNEMNNVINDPAYAEVVIKLKKQLVELRKEYGDSSELDQEILRKYLEAKNNPDIETVPLH